A window of Mesoplasma chauliocola contains these coding sequences:
- a CDS encoding FMN-dependent NADH-azoreductase, whose product MIFFYLDLNKTAMAEKTLTRNNIGNYFNQNDSFDFIEQLKSVDKVILNFSMINLSIPALLKNYIDHITLANVTFTYKGSTDGNAIGLLTNLKNVQLLTTKGGAGTSNAAFTEYVKGMLEFLGAKVAEPIINEMMDIPPYNEQTPVLNLEKVKEEVIKAAKLF is encoded by the coding sequence ATGATTTTTTTTTACTTAGATTTAAATAAAACAGCAATGGCAGAAAAAACATTAACAAGAAATAATATAGGAAATTATTTTAATCAAAATGATTCTTTCGATTTTATTGAGCAGCTAAAATCAGTAGATAAAGTTATTTTAAATTTTTCAATGATCAATTTGAGTATTCCAGCTTTATTGAAAAATTATATTGACCATATAACACTTGCAAACGTGACTTTTACGTATAAAGGTTCTACTGACGGAAATGCCATAGGGTTATTAACAAATCTTAAAAATGTTCAACTATTAACAACTAAAGGTGGCGCAGGAACATCAAATGCTGCGTTTACTGAATATGTAAAAGGCATGCTAGAGTTTTTAGGAGCGAAAGTTGCTGAACCAATTATAAATGAAATGATGGATATTCCACCATATAATGAACAAACACCAGTTTTGAACTTGGAAAAAGTGAAAGAAGAAGTTATTAAAGCTGCTAAATTATTTTAA
- a CDS encoding ABC-F family ATP-binding cassette domain-containing protein, whose translation MSLIVLDNITHQNGGKKLYEESSMRINKGEHVALLGPNGAGKTTLLNIIAQKIVPDHGEVEWHPKAKIGYLDQHQEVDMTVSGEEYLRDAFNYLYDIEAQINKIYEDMAIEYKEEELVKALALQEELNIKGFDSIDKQIGNLVTGLGIEPDNIKRPLGSLSGGQRGKILLAKLLLKNDDFILLDEPTNFLDVEQVEWLVNFLQNYENAFLLVSHDRDFINRTVNIIYAIENLEIVRYVGNYDKYLELSSLRAEQYDKARESQQAQISKLKDYIAKNGARASTARSAQSRQKQLEKIDVMDARKENAKPNMHFKYRRPSSTVIVKAEQLEIGYDFALTKPLTFELREGEKCIVKGYNGIGKTTFLKTIANETPKINGDVQIGQGVYTNFFHQIDDFEEHETPVSYLLTRYPQMTPGEVRAKIGMFGVKSDLMMNKMKDLSGGEQTKVRLAALSLEPSSLLILDEPTNHIDVLAKESLLDAIKQFEGTVLITTHDINFETQWADKVLNFEDILG comes from the coding sequence ATGAGTTTAATAGTATTAGATAATATAACACACCAAAATGGTGGAAAGAAATTATATGAAGAATCAAGCATGCGAATCAATAAAGGTGAGCATGTGGCTCTTTTAGGTCCAAATGGTGCTGGTAAAACTACTCTTTTAAACATTATTGCACAAAAAATAGTTCCTGATCATGGTGAAGTTGAATGACATCCAAAAGCAAAAATCGGATATCTTGATCAACATCAAGAAGTTGATATGACAGTTAGTGGGGAAGAATATTTAAGAGACGCATTTAATTATCTTTATGACATAGAAGCACAAATAAATAAAATTTATGAGGACATGGCCATAGAATATAAAGAAGAAGAACTCGTTAAAGCATTGGCTTTGCAAGAAGAATTAAATATAAAAGGTTTTGATAGTATAGATAAACAAATAGGAAATTTAGTAACTGGTTTAGGGATTGAACCTGATAATATTAAAAGACCATTAGGGTCTCTTTCAGGAGGGCAAAGAGGGAAGATTTTATTAGCAAAGTTGTTATTAAAAAATGACGATTTTATTTTGCTTGATGAACCTACTAACTTTCTGGACGTTGAACAAGTTGAATGACTTGTTAACTTTTTACAGAATTATGAAAATGCTTTTTTACTAGTATCTCATGATAGAGACTTTATAAACAGAACAGTAAATATAATTTACGCAATTGAAAATTTAGAAATTGTAAGATACGTAGGAAACTACGATAAATACTTAGAACTTTCTTCTCTAAGAGCTGAGCAATACGATAAAGCTAGAGAATCACAACAAGCACAAATTTCAAAATTGAAGGATTATATAGCAAAAAACGGTGCTAGAGCTTCTACAGCCCGTAGTGCTCAATCTAGACAAAAACAATTAGAAAAAATTGATGTAATGGATGCTAGAAAAGAAAATGCAAAACCTAATATGCACTTTAAATATCGTAGACCTAGTTCTACAGTCATTGTTAAGGCTGAGCAATTGGAAATAGGTTATGACTTTGCCTTAACAAAACCACTAACTTTTGAATTGCGTGAAGGAGAAAAATGTATTGTTAAGGGTTATAATGGAATAGGTAAAACAACGTTCTTAAAAACGATTGCAAACGAAACACCAAAAATTAATGGTGATGTTCAGATTGGACAAGGAGTTTATACTAATTTTTTCCATCAAATTGATGACTTTGAAGAGCATGAAACACCAGTTAGTTATTTATTAACAAGATACCCTCAAATGACTCCAGGAGAGGTTAGAGCTAAAATTGGTATGTTTGGTGTTAAGAGCGATTTAATGATGAATAAAATGAAAGATCTATCTGGAGGAGAACAAACCAAAGTAAGACTTGCTGCTTTAAGTTTAGAACCTAGTAGCTTGTTAATCTTAGATGAGCCCACTAACCACATCGATGTATTAGCTAAAGAATCTTTACTTGATGCAATTAAACAATTTGAAGGTACTGTTCTAATAACTACACACGATATTAACTTTGAAACACAATGGGCTGATAAAGTTTTAAACTTTGAAGACATACTTGGATAA
- a CDS encoding phosphatase PAP2 family protein, with the protein MFQTKNKNYLILKILLLSFFILTISLFIIGSFFDMQINTWFAQGMDNYSLKIIVWIYEELGMTQSFVFIFCFVAVILEVTYFSSNKSNKWKIILYIYYVAFLVYWITFNLIAIISAPNRNDGYGSGVNAIFFESQKIRQYILIFLFVIESLSFICLFYYLRFKFSKRQDLLVNGYRVDAIKAFVIFLLTSLVVWIMKPTFGRPYFYSVDFENIFYSEQMKAEWAQYWIQTGHTIKSWGYLNGTNVESVPYKEWWQVNDFFGNITSIFKPLGSGEPGWWNMDFPSGHMNSSFTILFAGYFFLGEKKKRKINWYKWVIIVIWFIHINIMQYTQIISRTHWITDTSFTISISLFALIINGAIIDKIISKYNLKHNKNFR; encoded by the coding sequence ATGTTTCAAACAAAAAATAAAAACTATTTAATTTTAAAAATACTATTATTAAGTTTCTTTATATTAACCATTTCTTTATTTATAATTGGAAGTTTTTTTGACATGCAAATAAATACATGATTTGCTCAAGGGATGGATAACTATTCTTTAAAAATAATTGTTTGAATTTATGAAGAATTAGGAATGACACAATCTTTTGTTTTTATTTTTTGTTTTGTTGCAGTAATACTTGAAGTAACTTATTTTTCATCAAATAAAAGTAATAAGTGGAAAATAATCTTATACATTTATTATGTTGCTTTTCTTGTTTATTGAATAACTTTTAATTTAATTGCAATAATTTCTGCTCCTAATAGAAACGATGGATATGGATCAGGAGTAAACGCGATATTTTTTGAAAGCCAAAAAATTCGACAGTATATTTTAATTTTTTTATTTGTTATTGAAAGTCTTTCTTTTATTTGCTTATTTTACTATTTACGATTTAAATTTTCTAAAAGACAGGATTTATTGGTTAATGGTTATAGAGTTGATGCGATAAAAGCTTTTGTTATTTTTTTATTAACAAGTCTTGTTGTTTGAATAATGAAACCTACTTTTGGTCGCCCTTATTTTTATAGTGTTGACTTTGAAAATATCTTTTACTCTGAGCAAATGAAAGCAGAATGAGCTCAATATTGAATTCAAACCGGGCATACAATTAAAAGTTGGGGTTATCTGAATGGTACAAATGTTGAATCTGTTCCTTATAAAGAATGATGACAAGTTAATGATTTTTTTGGAAATATAACTAGTATTTTTAAACCCTTAGGCTCTGGAGAACCAGGTTGATGAAATATGGATTTCCCATCTGGACATATGAATTCTTCTTTTACAATTTTGTTTGCTGGATATTTCTTTTTGGGAGAAAAAAAGAAAAGAAAAATTAATTGGTATAAATGAGTCATTATAGTCATTTGGTTTATTCATATAAATATAATGCAATACACTCAAATAATTTCAAGAACACATTGAATAACAGATACATCTTTTACAATATCAATTTCACTATTTGCTTTAATTATAAATGGAGCAATTATAGATAAAATAATAAGTAAGTATAACTTAAAGCATAATAAAAACTTTAGATAG
- a CDS encoding 5'-3' exonuclease, producing the protein MNTLNEKRTILIIDGYHLLHKGYYGTLKRKKLATNREGVPINAIYTFVAKINQLVKKNNYYTIIVTLDMDEGCWRRELYPEYKAKRKETPEDLVPQKQIIREFLSAANIPWYEMPRYEADDIMGTINRIATNLDYNVHILSNDKDIFQLVSDKTTVITNNSKDDAHILIDKDKVFEKFGCYPNQVADIKALMGDPSDNIKGVRYLHYAQAIELLNKYENIDLIFEHIDEINKNIAKRLNESKELILVNKKITKIQDRLPIGRVNLKPLKVNWYGLGKFLKKHKMWAYVADVEKMAELAKQNNMTGKAAKNKNVSNKK; encoded by the coding sequence ATGAATACATTAAATGAAAAACGCACGATATTAATTATCGACGGATATCATTTGCTACATAAGGGTTATTATGGAACTCTTAAGAGAAAAAAATTAGCAACAAACAGAGAAGGTGTGCCTATAAACGCAATTTACACTTTTGTTGCAAAAATTAATCAATTAGTAAAGAAAAACAACTACTATACCATTATCGTTACATTAGATATGGATGAAGGTTGTTGACGTCGAGAACTATATCCAGAATATAAAGCAAAAAGAAAAGAAACTCCCGAAGATTTAGTTCCACAAAAACAAATCATTAGAGAATTTTTAAGTGCGGCCAATATACCTTGATATGAAATGCCAAGATATGAGGCTGATGACATTATGGGAACAATAAACAGAATTGCGACTAATCTTGATTATAACGTTCACATTTTGTCTAATGACAAAGACATATTTCAATTGGTTAGTGATAAAACAACTGTTATTACAAACAATAGTAAAGATGATGCACATATTTTAATTGATAAAGACAAAGTTTTTGAAAAGTTTGGTTGTTACCCAAATCAAGTTGCTGATATAAAAGCATTAATGGGAGATCCTAGTGATAATATCAAAGGTGTTAGATATCTTCACTATGCTCAGGCAATTGAATTACTTAACAAATACGAAAACATAGATTTAATTTTTGAACATATTGATGAAATTAACAAAAATATTGCAAAAAGATTAAATGAAAGTAAAGAATTAATTTTAGTAAATAAAAAAATAACTAAAATTCAAGATCGTCTTCCAATAGGTCGTGTGAATTTAAAACCTTTAAAAGTAAATTGATATGGCTTAGGTAAATTTTTGAAAAAACATAAAATGTGAGCATACGTTGCTGATGTTGAAAAAATGGCTGAATTAGCAAAACAAAACAATATGACTGGAAAGGCAGCAAAGAACAAAAATGTTTCAAACAAAAAATAA
- a CDS encoding IMPACT family protein: MNTIKNESVYSQTIEIKKSKFICHVKQVNSKQELDNFLKDFSSADAKHNCYAYKIGVVNIFGGYSDDGEPKGTAGKPIFNVIEKNNLTNVCIIVTRYFGGIKLGAGPLTRAYTSSAANILKIAVIDTVKEWNILRIKFNIKNKKEIEQFLNKNNVEILEKNFSNLNCLFEINAKDSQIIEIKHMLI; the protein is encoded by the coding sequence TTGAATACAATAAAAAATGAATCAGTTTATTCACAAACTATTGAAATTAAAAAATCAAAATTTATTTGTCATGTAAAACAAGTAAATTCTAAACAAGAATTAGATAATTTTTTAAAAGACTTTTCTTCTGCTGACGCAAAACATAATTGTTATGCATACAAAATAGGCGTTGTAAATATTTTTGGTGGTTATAGTGATGATGGAGAACCAAAAGGAACTGCTGGAAAACCTATTTTTAATGTAATTGAAAAGAATAATTTAACGAATGTTTGTATTATTGTAACTAGATACTTTGGTGGTATTAAGCTTGGCGCTGGCCCTTTAACAAGAGCGTATACTTCAAGCGCAGCAAATATCTTAAAGATTGCTGTAATTGATACTGTTAAAGAATGAAATATTTTGCGAATTAAATTTAATATTAAAAATAAAAAAGAAATTGAACAATTTTTAAATAAAAATAACGTAGAAATTTTAGAAAAAAACTTTTCCAATTTAAATTGCTTATTTGAAATTAATGCTAAAGATAGTCAAATTATTGAAATAAAGCACATGCTTATTTAG
- the secA gene encoding preprotein translocase subunit SecA, whose amino-acid sequence MASDKSLLRMYGKYADQIISLEPEMKKLANEDFAVKTQEFKDRIANGENIDDLIIESYALAREAANRVLGLNAYKVQLTGAIILHFGDIAEMRTGEGKTLTGLFPAYLNALTGKGVHIVTVNEYLSRRDSEINGQVFDLLGITVGLNGTRMPKHLKRAAYHADITYTTNAELGFDYLRDNMVINKEHKVQRELNYAIIDEADSVLIDEARTPLIISGGSSSRINLYKAADEFAQKVDEKQDIDIDLETKQVYLTEAGMKRAKDFFSLDNLFALENTEIFHLILNALKAHFTFKEGVEYTVATGEVELIDQFTGRILKGRAYSDGLQQAIQAKEKVEIEEETTTLATITYQNFYRLYSKLSGMTGTAKTEEEEFIKIYNTRVVVCPTNRPIIRKDEPDFTFGTKNAALKKLMLDVKHYNEIGNPILIGTTSVESSEQIARYLEKAGLHFEMINAKNHDREADIVAQAGQKKAITLATNMAGRGTDIKLSKEVKELGGLIVFGVERNEARRIDNQLRGRSGRQGDPGMSRFYISMEDDLMVRFASPRARKSFLSLGDEHIKSKFFTRAVTNAQKKLEGLNFDQRKNVLDYDNILAQQREAMYAQRDSILEAEDLKVVIKKFEITVAYELIEENSELIHNEKTLNAEKLLAAIDGKLVAHKRFVAKDFYNKEKMTLAIQIAEAMLDFYKARVIDIPEDVVLQMERKNILTSFDKYWTRHIDIASKLKAGIYLQQYAQNNPLAVYVEQATELFNKTKVYIASEVVDILSKIILRDPEQKNEPQKIEITDAIIDDILETTGLTKANINNKDINDKFDELISKATNQNDIKKLSMQRDIMLGLVIEIQKRRENSGNKTVNIGKEEIDNMLALLGIEDIGTATKEEVLQKFEEKIKASENEEEKQKITIAKNIVVALQEQIELIKKDASSLKSVIDDDNDGGEVAKVRIG is encoded by the coding sequence ATGGCATCAGACAAAAGTTTACTTCGTATGTATGGTAAATATGCAGATCAAATTATTTCATTAGAACCAGAAATGAAAAAACTAGCAAATGAAGATTTTGCAGTCAAAACACAAGAATTTAAAGACAGAATTGCAAATGGTGAAAATATTGATGATTTAATCATTGAGTCATATGCATTAGCAAGAGAAGCTGCAAATCGTGTCTTAGGATTAAATGCTTATAAAGTGCAATTAACAGGAGCAATTATTTTACATTTTGGTGATATTGCAGAAATGAGAACTGGTGAAGGTAAAACTTTAACAGGTCTTTTCCCTGCTTATTTAAACGCTTTAACAGGAAAAGGGGTTCATATTGTTACAGTAAACGAATATTTATCAAGACGTGACTCTGAAATAAATGGTCAAGTTTTTGATTTATTGGGAATTACTGTTGGTCTTAATGGAACAAGAATGCCAAAACATCTAAAAAGAGCAGCTTATCATGCAGATATTACTTATACAACAAATGCAGAACTAGGATTTGATTATCTAAGAGACAATATGGTTATAAATAAAGAGCATAAAGTTCAAAGAGAACTGAATTATGCAATTATTGATGAGGCCGACTCTGTTCTTATTGATGAGGCTAGAACACCTTTAATAATTTCTGGTGGATCATCTTCAAGAATTAATTTATACAAAGCTGCAGATGAATTTGCACAAAAAGTTGATGAAAAACAAGACATTGATATTGACTTAGAAACAAAACAAGTTTATTTAACAGAAGCAGGTATGAAAAGAGCTAAAGATTTCTTTTCATTGGATAACTTATTTGCTTTAGAAAATACTGAAATTTTTCACTTAATATTAAATGCATTGAAAGCTCACTTTACTTTTAAAGAAGGCGTTGAATATACTGTTGCTACTGGTGAAGTTGAATTGATTGATCAATTTACAGGGAGAATTTTAAAAGGTCGTGCATATTCTGACGGACTTCAACAAGCAATACAAGCTAAAGAAAAAGTTGAAATTGAAGAAGAAACAACAACATTAGCAACAATTACTTATCAAAACTTTTATCGTTTATACTCAAAATTATCTGGTATGACAGGTACAGCAAAAACTGAAGAAGAAGAATTTATTAAGATTTATAATACAAGAGTTGTTGTTTGTCCAACTAATAGACCAATTATTAGAAAAGATGAACCAGATTTTACATTTGGAACAAAGAATGCAGCTCTTAAAAAATTAATGTTAGATGTTAAACATTATAATGAAATTGGAAATCCTATTCTTATTGGTACAACAAGTGTTGAATCATCAGAACAAATTGCTAGATACTTAGAAAAAGCGGGTTTACACTTTGAAATGATTAATGCCAAAAACCATGATAGAGAAGCAGATATTGTTGCTCAAGCTGGACAAAAAAAAGCAATTACACTTGCAACTAATATGGCCGGTCGTGGAACAGATATTAAATTAAGCAAAGAAGTAAAAGAACTTGGTGGTCTTATTGTTTTTGGAGTTGAAAGAAACGAAGCAAGACGTATTGATAACCAATTAAGAGGAAGAAGTGGCCGTCAGGGAGATCCTGGTATGTCAAGGTTTTATATTTCAATGGAAGATGATTTAATGGTTCGTTTTGCTTCTCCAAGAGCTAGAAAAAGCTTTTTAAGTTTAGGGGATGAACATATTAAATCTAAGTTCTTTACAAGAGCCGTCACAAATGCTCAAAAAAAATTAGAAGGATTAAACTTTGATCAACGTAAAAATGTTTTAGACTATGATAACATTTTAGCTCAACAACGTGAAGCCATGTATGCTCAACGTGATTCTATTTTAGAAGCTGAAGACTTAAAAGTAGTTATTAAAAAATTTGAAATTACTGTAGCTTATGAATTAATTGAAGAGAACTCAGAATTAATTCATAATGAAAAAACATTAAATGCTGAAAAACTATTAGCAGCGATTGATGGAAAACTTGTAGCACACAAAAGATTTGTAGCAAAGGACTTTTATAATAAAGAAAAAATGACTTTGGCAATTCAAATCGCAGAAGCTATGCTTGATTTTTATAAAGCAAGAGTTATTGATATTCCTGAAGATGTAGTTTTACAAATGGAAAGAAAAAATATTTTGACTTCTTTTGATAAATATTGAACTAGACATATTGATATTGCTTCAAAACTTAAGGCTGGTATTTACTTACAACAATATGCTCAAAATAACCCATTAGCTGTTTATGTTGAACAAGCAACTGAATTGTTTAATAAAACAAAAGTTTATATTGCTTCAGAAGTTGTGGATATTTTATCTAAAATAATTTTAAGAGATCCTGAGCAAAAAAATGAACCACAAAAAATTGAGATTACAGATGCAATTATTGATGATATATTAGAAACAACAGGATTAACAAAAGCAAATATAAATAATAAAGATATTAATGATAAATTTGATGAATTAATTAGCAAGGCAACAAACCAAAACGATATTAAAAAATTATCAATGCAAAGAGATATCATGCTTGGTTTAGTTATTGAAATTCAAAAGAGAAGAGAAAATTCTGGAAATAAAACAGTTAATATTGGAAAAGAAGAAATTGATAACATGCTTGCTTTATTAGGAATTGAAGATATTGGTACAGCAACAAAAGAGGAAGTTCTTCAAAAATTTGAAGAGAAGATAAAAGCTTCTGAAAATGAAGAAGAAAAACAAAAAATTACAATTGCAAAAAATATTGTAGTTGCTTTACAAGAACAAATAGAACTAATTAAAAAAGACGCAAGTTCTTTGAAATCTGTTATCGATGATGATAATGATGGTGGGGAAGTTGCTAAAGTAAGAATCGGATAG
- the uvrB gene encoding excinuclease ABC subunit UvrB: MKYIDNNKFDLKSNFKPGGDQPNAIKNLVEGLKQNKKHQVLLGATGTGKTFTMANVIKEINKPTLVLAHNKTLAMQLYYELMEFFPNNRVEYFVSNFDFFQPEAYKPATDLYINKDARINMELDMLRMSAMNALSICNDTIVVASVAAIYPSQNPIEYASSFFEVKLGQKFSKKMLLSYLVKTGYTRNDIENAPGTFSVKGDVIKIVPGWSLSAMYRISLFDDHIEMIDMLNIVTGALIERISTVTIYPAQAYVTPEDKLKQACLNIREELTLRVEELKEEGKLLEAERLDQRTRYDLESLEEFGFCSGIENYSAHLDFRAPGETPYSLLDYFKGDFLTIIDESHIMIPQTRGMFNTDRSRKQTLVEYGFRLPSALDNRPLNFEEFTSKLNQVIYTSATPGDYELELVNNEVVEQIIRPTGLLDPIIEVKSTEGQIEDIIEQIHQRRKNNEKVFITTLTIRMSEDLTNYLQERNIKVAYLHSELKTLERSEILNDLRRGVYDAVVGVNLLREGLDLPEVSLVCVLDADKQGFLRNTKSLIQTAGRAARNANGKVIFYADTISTAMQEAMDETNRRRSIQEEYNKNNNIIPVTIVKKINQSTLSEATRKELDNIRKQKTAKGKKQAYQKTIDDIRTEMIQAAKDLDFERAAVLRDTIIELEAKKSEVK; encoded by the coding sequence ATGAAATATATAGATAATAATAAATTTGATTTAAAAAGTAATTTTAAACCTGGTGGAGATCAACCTAATGCAATTAAAAATTTGGTTGAAGGGTTAAAACAAAATAAAAAACATCAAGTGCTATTAGGGGCTACTGGTACTGGTAAGACTTTTACAATGGCTAATGTAATAAAAGAAATTAATAAACCAACTTTAGTATTGGCTCATAATAAAACTTTAGCTATGCAGTTATATTATGAATTAATGGAGTTTTTCCCAAATAATAGAGTTGAATATTTTGTTTCTAATTTCGATTTCTTTCAACCAGAAGCATATAAACCTGCAACTGACTTATACATTAATAAAGATGCAAGAATAAATATGGAATTAGATATGTTAAGAATGAGTGCAATGAACGCTCTATCAATTTGTAATGACACAATAGTTGTTGCTTCTGTTGCAGCAATTTATCCATCTCAAAATCCAATTGAATATGCATCAAGTTTTTTTGAAGTTAAGTTAGGTCAAAAATTTTCAAAAAAAATGCTGCTTTCGTATTTAGTTAAAACAGGATATACAAGAAATGATATTGAAAATGCTCCTGGAACATTTAGTGTAAAAGGCGATGTTATAAAAATTGTTCCAGGTTGATCTCTATCAGCAATGTATAGAATTTCTTTATTTGATGATCACATTGAAATGATTGATATGCTTAATATTGTTACAGGTGCATTAATTGAAAGAATATCAACAGTAACTATTTATCCTGCTCAAGCATATGTAACTCCTGAAGATAAACTTAAACAGGCTTGTTTAAACATTAGAGAGGAATTAACTTTAAGAGTCGAAGAATTAAAAGAAGAGGGCAAATTGTTAGAAGCTGAAAGACTGGATCAAAGAACTAGATATGATTTAGAAAGTTTAGAAGAGTTTGGATTTTGTAGTGGAATTGAAAATTATTCAGCACATTTAGATTTTAGAGCTCCTGGAGAGACACCTTATTCACTTTTAGATTATTTTAAAGGAGATTTCTTAACAATAATAGATGAATCACATATTATGATTCCGCAAACTAGAGGGATGTTTAATACTGATAGAAGTAGAAAGCAAACACTAGTTGAATATGGGTTCAGATTACCATCAGCTTTAGATAATAGACCTTTAAATTTTGAAGAATTTACAAGTAAATTAAATCAAGTTATTTATACATCAGCGACTCCCGGAGATTATGAGCTAGAACTTGTGAATAATGAAGTAGTAGAGCAAATCATTAGACCTACTGGTCTGTTAGATCCCATAATTGAGGTCAAATCAACTGAAGGTCAAATTGAAGATATTATTGAGCAAATTCATCAAAGAAGAAAGAACAATGAAAAAGTATTTATTACTACTTTGACAATAAGAATGAGTGAAGATTTAACAAATTATTTACAAGAAAGAAATATTAAAGTAGCATATTTACACTCTGAATTGAAAACACTTGAAAGAAGTGAAATTTTAAACGATTTAAGACGTGGTGTATATGATGCAGTTGTTGGAGTTAACTTATTACGTGAAGGATTAGATTTGCCAGAAGTAAGTTTAGTTTGTGTATTGGATGCAGATAAACAAGGATTCTTAAGAAATACAAAATCATTAATTCAAACAGCAGGTAGAGCAGCTAGAAATGCAAATGGTAAGGTTATTTTTTATGCTGACACAATTTCAACAGCTATGCAAGAAGCAATGGATGAAACAAACCGTAGACGTTCAATTCAAGAAGAATACAACAAAAATAATAATATTATACCAGTTACAATTGTCAAAAAAATTAATCAGTCAACTTTAAGTGAAGCAACTAGAAAAGAACTTGATAACATTAGAAAACAAAAAACAGCTAAAGGTAAAAAACAGGCATATCAAAAAACAATTGATGATATTAGAACTGAAATGATTCAGGCAGCTAAGGATTTAGATTTTGAAAGAGCAGCAGTTTTAAGAGATACGATTATTGAATTAGAAGCTAAAAAAAGTGAGGTTAAATAA